A window of Salvia splendens isolate huo1 chromosome 8, SspV2, whole genome shotgun sequence genomic DNA:
TCCGGCCAGATAGCGTGCTTGGAGGGGGTGGATTTGGCTCCGTCTTCAAAGGTTGGATCGATGAGAACTCTTTCACTGCTACCAAGCCTGGGACGGGCATGGTCGTCGCAGTCAAGAAGCTCCACCAGGAAAGTTTTCAAGGCCATAGGGAGTGGTTGGTGAGTTTTCAATCAATATTCTTCTCCTTTTAATTTTGACACATGTGTTGTTGATTGTGAAGTGATGTATTTGTGGTGAATGCAGGCAGAAGTGAACTATTTGGGGCAATTTTCCCATCCCAATCTAGTGAAGCTTATTGGCTATTGCTtggaggatgattataggcttcTGGTTTATGAGTTCATGCCTCGTGGGAGCTTGGAGAATCATCTCTTTCGAAGTGAGTCAGTCTTACAATCTTGATCTGTTGTTATGAGGTGTACATTTGGATTTCCTAAAATGGTGTTCTTCTGTTGTAGGGGGTTCATACTTCCAACCTCTTTCTTGGAATCTTCGCCTTAAGGTTGCTCTTGGAGCTGCAAAGGGGCTTGCTTTTCTTCACAGCTCTGAAGCTAAAGTCATTTATAGAGACTTCAAAACTTCTAACATACTTCTCGACTCGGTAACCTACTCATCCGTCACTAAAGCCTTTAGCATTTGCAGAAATGGCAATAATCCTTATGGAATCCCTGATGCAATAGACTATAAACATTGTGTTTCCATTCCATAATCAATCTCTcgcgaaaaaaaaaatctaaaaattcataaattgtGATGTCTCAGAGCTACAATGCGAAACTTTCTGATTTTGGATTGGCCAAGGATGGGCCGACTGGCGATAAAAGCCATGTGTCCACAAGAGTCATGGGAACCTATGGCTATGCAGCTCCGGAATATCTGGCTACTGGTATGATTCTTGAATTGAGGCATTATCGCTTAAAGCTGACGTGTTTCATGTTTTGGATTAGTTTGTTGTTTCATGTTTTGGTGGCTCAATTTAGATTAGTTTGTTGTTTCATGTTTTGGTGGCTCATTAACTGATCTCACCATATTGTGTGGAATTAGGTCATTTGACTACAAAGAGTGACGTGTACAGCTATGGAGTGGTGCTCCTTGAGTTGTTGTCGGGCAGGAGAGCCATCGACAAGAATAGGCCGTCTGGCGAGCACAAACTCGTTGAGTGGTCCAGACCCTTCCTAGCCAACAAGCGCAAGGTCTTCCGCATCATGGACAACCGCCTTGAAGGGCAGTACTCAATGGAAGTGGCTCAGAAAGTGGCGAATCTTGCTCTGCGATGCATATCCTTGGAGCCTAAGCTGAGGCCGAAAATGCAAGACGTAGTGAAAGAACTCGAGCAGATAAAAGACTCCACCAAGAGCACAGACAGCAATGCCAGCAAAAGCCGCGATGGATCTAGGCAGCGCAGACGAAGCGCAGGCGATGTTATTCCTAGCAGCAAAGTCGCACACACTGCTTATCCGAGGCCTTCAGCATCTCCACTTCACTCCAAATAGGGCAAGGGCAACAACAGAACCCTCTGAAAAGAAGCTAATCAAGGAGTGTGCGTGTATCCGTCTGTCTGTATATATAGTTACTCTTTTGCAAATTTCTTGTGACATGTTTGGATGTTAGCAATTTCTCACAAGATTTTTCTTGATGAGGTTACAAGTGGCttatatgatattttttaaattattttacctTATATTTTTAAGAACTTTTTTGACATACATGTTGTAACATTGTTTTGGTCATCAATCCTTTTCCAAAGCAAAAGTGGAGCAATCCATAAAACAGGGGTGGGGAAAGTGGGAAAGATGATGTTGGAAAAAGTTAGAAAAATCTTCTAGAGTGAGACAGAGATAGAATGAGATGGATACATTACATTACATCACATTATATATAATACATGGGATGGGCTGGCTGTGGTGTGGGTTTCTTTGTTATTATCTGTATCTGTATCTGTATCTGTATCtgtatagtaataataataatgaaaattgaATTGAAGCATGCTTCTAATGATAATATTGTGGGTTTAATAAATGTGGATATCAAATCATATCCCCTCTTGGCTTGCTTGCCTCCCTCGTTTAtcgtctaatttttttttcatttatggcAGAGTCTATCCGTAATGGCCGGTCTTCCAAGCTTTTGAAATTTGACCTGCGATGACgtaaatcaattttttatagAGTGATGCTAATAAGTAATAAATGGCCCTATTATGGCTGGCAATAAtcatattttacaaaaaaatttaatgcacTTAGAAAGtatcaaaatatttataactattTTACCCTTTGCCTTAAATCTCCCAGAAATATTTGCTTAGCTTTATATACACGCTCTAACTAATTATTTCTTCTCTTATTTTCTcagattttatttcttttttagtcatAGTATTTGTTTGAAGGTGACTTAATATACCATAAGGCAGTGGAAACGAGATAATAAAATAGTAAGGCATTTCCAATTATACTACATACTAATTTACTGTTTACttgaataatttaattttaaccaGAACACAtactataatataatattaataatttgtcaaaataattcagatttaattatttactaaattttaaattttataaataatcttaaatataaaatatatttaacttTGGTATTATATCACAACATACTCACTATTAATTTTACTCAAACTGTTTACATCATTTTTTAGTACAATATGTTTCACAAAATTTTTACAGTAGTTTTATATCTACAATCTgtagaaaaacataaaaataagttTGAGTTTACAATATGCTTGAGAAATTTTTTACATCAAAAACGAGATTTGATGTATGGTTGAAGATGGTCTAAGTTTAAAAACCATAATAAATAGAagttataatttaataaattaaaaaatcacaagtatgtaaatttatatatgaacaaattttaaaatattttgaaaataaataaattgtaggagtatgaaataatatttcataagtgtgagacattatatttataaatactaTAATAAAGTATAATACAATAAACTTCTAGAGAAATTGCAAGGAAGTCTTATTGTCATAAACAAATTCTCAATTTAAGTACTTCTTAAGTTCCACAAAATTATACaaatctttcctttttagtccctCTCACAATAGTATACACTTTATAATTTTGGAAGCTATTTTTTCTCTAAAGAGGTGAGATTCAATctctactaataatactttaattacaacagttatcttttacttttactttaccaattgtgtattaaaactcgtgtccaactaaaagtgcatattcttgtggggtaagtataaaacaaattttctttttttccaatttaCTATTCTTTGTTGAATTATTCTACAATCAATTTGAACTCATATTAACTGAATTAATCCCAAATGATAATTACgaaaataattttaatcaattttaattatactactactatttaattctAATAACATAATTTGTCGTAATTAAAGACATGCATTAATAATGAAAAATTAAGCCGCAGCAGTCATTTAATCTGCTCATAATTGGATGAATATTGTTAATTattaactaaaaagaaaataaaaacactattattaaaattatactataagaaagtataatataaatagaaataaagtagtagtagtaataataaaaattttgagTGGCAAATTACGTCTAAAAAGGGAATGGTACTGTGAATTAAAAAGAAAGGGTAATATTGTCAACTAGATTAAACATTAAATgagataattattttattaatatctaAAAATATCTATATTTACTGAAATGCCATTTATAGACTTAATTGTAGAGGTGGTGAGTTTTATTGCTATTTAGTTATGAAATTTATGTCACTGCAGCACCCCTAATTTATTGCTACTTGGCGGTGTCATGTGATAAAAGACAAAACAAATTTagtaaaataagtaaataaaaggCCCGACTTGGGTATTggtaagaaataaaaaaagtaaacaaagtGTGAGAGATCATGAACCTAGTTTATTGTTTCATTATTTGTATAgatatttttaatactcctAGTTTAGAATATTTTTCATGCCAACTAAGTAAGTATCATATAGGTTATGTACAAAGCACCAACAGCTAAGGTAGAATCTCTGAACGAAGGTATCCAATTTATATCGGTGCCAAATCTTTGGTGCTGTGTTCTGACATGACATGCTGTGCAAAATGGGCATAACAATATTAATTCCAAACATCATCTTCACACATACATATAATAAGCATATTGTTAGTAGTTATCGAACTACGCATTTTAAGCGTGATAGAGTTATTATTTGATAAGAGTATTATATTAATGACATCCATACGTTTACTCCATCCTTCCGTCCCGCTTAAGATAAcacgtttttctttttagtttgtcccaacaaagatgacacatttcatttttttagaaactttctcttttcaattaatacatccaaccaatttttctcacttctattaaaatatttatttttctttctctttctattttaatacttatacTCAtcctctctccaattaaacactttaaccaataactcctaaaatcatgTGTCAGTCAATAAATCTGTCATCTTAGTCGGGACAGAGGAATAGTACTCCAACGGAAGTTAGtagtaaaagaaataaaaaaaaataccaagTCAACGTTTTCAAATCTATAAAATGCAAATATTGATGTATGCTATAACATAAAGGAATTGTTTACATGCGCAAAATAGTGAAAGTGATATACATTTTGTTTTTAAGTTATATGGAAAAATATGTATGTTAAATTCTAAGGGAGTAGTACTATCATTACTCTTTTTCTTACTAATGTACTGTGTTGGTCCAAAGTCATgttaacaataacaataacaataacaataacataTTAAGGGTGTCCACTCTGGCATGGacggggctatagccgcgtccacggGCGGGCGGGCTATAGTGGAGGGCGCGGGCGGACTGCGAAATCAGGGCGGTAGGGGGGTGGACGGGCATCAGCCGGCTCCGGGGCaaggacgcggctatagccgcggcgccgaccgccgcggctatagccgaatttttttttttacatttcaattcacctataaatacaccccactccattcattattttcacaccattccaactctatatctctaaaaatttctctcactacaatttggggttggaaatgaacaatttgtggagagacaactgGAATGCTCTGGTTCAACaagtgcaacaccaggccgcccaggaggaagcggcccgtttggcggaggaggcggagaaTGCGGAGGATGCGATCCCTCGTgccattactcatcggcggacaatcccacgagaccacgtcggtgcgcaccatcgtctaatggatgattactttgtggataaccccccgttatccacccgagatattccgccggagattcaggatgtcgcGACGGCTATTCaactatatagcgacgaatttggcggagcgttaccggtgcttcaccctcggCGTGATGCGGCTGGCCGGATCGGGTTGTCTACgcaacagaagtgcaccgctgcaatccgacagcttgcctacgccggacCAGCGGACATATTCTACTTCGTATAGTCgtgttcttctaattacgtatagcccgataaatttgttcataattacttgaaacattataaaatgaaagttgattataaaatttgggggttATTGGAGGtatccactatagtggcggaaatagaattttaggGCTATAGATAataaaactggggctatggacaaaaacttgggcggggctattgggcgtgtccgcctattatagtggacgctctgataaaacaataacaataatatgTGAACTGACTATAAGAAGCGAGAATCGAGATTCttacaaaatagtagtactactacaagTCCCAAAATaacttatttttataattattatttggcTTCAGTTATGGATTTGCTTATTTTAGCATAATTGTCAGAGAGCGGTAGAAAATTTAATATTACAAATAATTCGTACAAACAATGAAATGATTGTTGGCATACATAAATGAGTAAATCGGTAAAGGGGTTTTATTGAATAATGAAGTCTTGTTCACGTGAAAATAGTTGTGGTCTTGGAAAGCAGCAATTCCGTGATACTGCAATAATTTTCTCTCTTTATCCTTTGCCAAACATTGCtttttgtggaatttttatCCCTAGTTCATGAAATCATCTCTCTTTAAGTCTTAACGATGGAGATGTGTGAAATGAAATCTAATGGAGTACCTTACTTTCCCAAGAGTTTGTACATCCCTTCTCCatttatagtctcattttaACTCGAtacaatttttaataaattatttgactgtgaataaaaataattgagtGAATGAAATGTGGACCTACTTTTACGTTGagtttataatagaatgtgagtgtaatgagttggGTTAATGGTGAATACATTTACTTAGAATGGAAAAAGGTAAAAGAGACTTTAAATCGCGGACATCAcgaaatggtaaaatgagatATTATTTCATGAACGGAGGGAGTGTATCATTTGATATTATAATTTGTTATAAAGTACATTCACTCTAAATCAGATTTAGGAAATATGCAAATTATATTAATCATATGTAAATTATTAACTTTAACCGTCTTAATTCTTATTGTTCCCTGCTGTATAATTTATCATAGCAAAATAACCTTTCTttgtttgaatttgatttttcaaCCGTCTTAGAAATTACTATAAATCTCACACTTACTCAATCAAGTcgcaaaacaacaaaaaatggtTCGACTTGGGGTTGGCTGTCGAGTTTAACCACTTACATAGTCATATACTCATATATCAGATCTTCTTCTTAGatttacttttattaaaaataattttgagaTGTCTAAattaggggtgggtcgatac
This region includes:
- the LOC121745398 gene encoding probable serine/threonine-protein kinase PBL10, with the translated sequence MGICYCLSARVKAESPAHPGLNSQYVSSGSNNMSTDCSKNSTSSVPPTPRTEGEILQSPNLKSFNFSDLKVATRNFRPDSVLGGGGFGSVFKGWIDENSFTATKPGTGMVVAVKKLHQESFQGHREWLAEVNYLGQFSHPNLVKLIGYCLEDDYRLLVYEFMPRGSLENHLFRRGSYFQPLSWNLRLKVALGAAKGLAFLHSSEAKVIYRDFKTSNILLDSSYNAKLSDFGLAKDGPTGDKSHVSTRVMGTYGYAAPEYLATGHLTTKSDVYSYGVVLLELLSGRRAIDKNRPSGEHKLVEWSRPFLANKRKVFRIMDNRLEGQYSMEVAQKVANLALRCISLEPKLRPKMQDVVKELEQIKDSTKSTDSNASKSRDGSRQRRRSAGDVIPSSKVAHTAYPRPSASPLHSK